In Rhizobiales bacterium NRL2, a genomic segment contains:
- a CDS encoding isoprenylcysteine carboxyl methyltransferase translates to MIESYSNWLQLWPYAILMIVIASWVLYHFVAPASWRDWTGAGLVQTFIIALYAEMYGFPLTIYFLTSVLPIEIPLVHHSGHLWVTLLGYGQVGAVLEMAIGYAFVITGLLMIVKGWIKVYFYGSRLLTDGIYSVIRHPQYTGIFLAVFGQLVHWPTIPTLALGPVIVLAYVHLARREEAQLIQRYGDAYLAYRQQVPMFFPRWQAIRKLLAVQ, encoded by the coding sequence ATGATTGAGTCCTATTCAAATTGGCTGCAATTGTGGCCCTACGCGATCCTGATGATCGTCATCGCGTCGTGGGTGCTCTACCACTTCGTGGCGCCGGCAAGCTGGCGGGACTGGACCGGCGCGGGGCTCGTGCAAACCTTCATCATCGCGCTCTACGCCGAGATGTACGGCTTCCCGCTCACGATTTATTTCCTCACGAGCGTGCTGCCGATCGAGATTCCCCTGGTCCATCACAGTGGCCATCTCTGGGTGACCCTGCTGGGCTACGGCCAGGTCGGCGCGGTACTCGAAATGGCAATCGGCTACGCCTTCGTAATCACCGGATTGCTCATGATCGTCAAGGGCTGGATCAAGGTCTATTTCTACGGCAGCCGGCTGCTCACCGACGGCATTTACAGTGTCATCCGGCACCCTCAATACACGGGCATTTTCCTAGCCGTGTTCGGACAACTCGTCCATTGGCCGACCATCCCCACCCTGGCGCTTGGGCCGGTGATCGTCTTGGCTTACGTGCATCTGGCACGCCGCGAGGAGGCGCAGTTGATCCAGCGCTACGGCGACGCCTATCTCGCCTACCGGCAGCAGGTGCCCATGTTCTTTCCTCGATGGCAGGCCATCCGCAAGCTGCTCGCAGTCCAATGA